The Thermosynechococcus sp. genome has a segment encoding these proteins:
- a CDS encoding Coenzyme F420 hydrogenase/dehydrogenase, beta subunit C-terminal domain: MPMTAAHHKARALKPGSPRPAKALCSECGLCDTYYIHYVKEACAFLKQQFETLEQQSHGRARDLDNWDECYFGVHQQMMAARKTEPIAGAQWTGIVSSIAIALLESGRVEGVVCVQNSESDRFTPKPVIARTREEILAARVNKPTLSPNLSVLEQVAQAGLKRLLVIGVGCQIQALRAVQDKLGLEKLYVLGTPCVDNVTRAGLQKFLETTSRSPATVIYYEFMQDFRVHFKHSDGTTETVPFFGLKTNQLKEVFAPSCMSCFDYVNGLADLVVGYMGAPLGWQWLVVRNALGQEMLDLVRDQLEIQPVTSAGDRHAAVQQSIPAYDKGVTLPLWAAKLVGFVIERIGPKGLEYARFSIDSHFTRNYLYVRRNYPQKLAAHVPAFAKKIVDQYQLPTP, from the coding sequence ATGCCCATGACTGCTGCCCATCACAAAGCCCGCGCCCTCAAGCCCGGTAGCCCCCGCCCCGCCAAGGCCCTCTGCAGTGAGTGTGGTCTGTGCGACACCTACTATATCCACTATGTCAAAGAGGCCTGTGCCTTCCTCAAGCAACAGTTTGAGACCCTAGAGCAGCAAAGTCATGGCCGTGCCCGTGATCTTGACAACTGGGATGAGTGCTACTTTGGTGTTCACCAGCAGATGATGGCAGCTCGCAAAACAGAACCCATTGCAGGGGCGCAGTGGACGGGCATCGTCAGCAGTATTGCCATTGCCCTGTTGGAATCGGGACGGGTTGAGGGCGTTGTCTGTGTTCAAAACAGCGAGAGCGATCGCTTTACCCCCAAGCCGGTGATTGCCCGCACCCGTGAGGAGATTTTGGCGGCGCGGGTGAACAAGCCCACCCTCTCTCCCAATCTTTCGGTACTAGAGCAGGTGGCACAAGCCGGCCTCAAACGGCTGTTGGTCATTGGCGTTGGCTGTCAAATTCAGGCCCTGCGAGCTGTTCAGGACAAACTGGGGCTAGAGAAGCTCTATGTGTTGGGAACCCCTTGCGTGGATAACGTCACCCGTGCCGGTCTGCAAAAATTCCTGGAAACCACCAGCCGATCGCCCGCTACGGTGATTTACTACGAGTTCATGCAGGACTTTCGCGTACACTTCAAGCACAGCGACGGCACCACAGAAACTGTGCCCTTCTTTGGTCTCAAGACGAATCAGCTTAAGGAAGTCTTTGCCCCCTCCTGCATGAGTTGCTTTGACTACGTCAATGGCCTTGCCGATTTGGTGGTGGGATATATGGGGGCCCCCTTGGGTTGGCAGTGGCTGGTGGTGCGCAATGCGCTTGGCCAAGAAATGCTTGACCTGGTGCGCGATCAATTGGAAATCCAGCCCGTCACGAGTGCCGGCGATCGCCACGCAGCGGTGCAGCAAAGCATTCCTGCCTACGATAAAGGCGTGACCCTGCCCCTGTGGGCGGCCAAACTGGTGGGTTTTGTGATTGAGCGTATTGGCCCCAAAGGGCTTGAATATGCCCGCTTTTCCATTGATTCGCACTTCACCCGCAACTATCTCTATGTGCGGCGCAACTATCCCCAAAAACTTGCCGCTCATGTGCCCGCCTTTGCCAAAAAAATTGTGGATCAGTATCAACTCCCCACCCCGTAA
- a CDS encoding phosphoketolase translates to MTAVTSVPSFCEGIQYFGHDWPDWDRYGQRPLLSTQQPALTDLEATEAAYQTLLYADALRYLILQMTGSKASGHPGGFASQAEAYAALVMLGHKNIITEVGHHAPGFYAALFLDRSLEKMGIYTVQDLRDRFREKHGLLGHLSGYIPGILAPAGPLGQGQHFAMAAAWLHRQTLFPFTLGDGGLGEPYVMSSMAHFHTAFPEVTNFLPVLVWNGFSQEHHSMVSLKTNPEMMAYWHGNGFQEVVLVDAKDFDDSGQEGDYVDSTQFSFGQRLAFVQAVLKGMQEAARSALSGKLTVFILKQLKGAGVHAKGAKSHNLYAQHTLDNPDIVSALKARALSPAAWELVRQNCVAAAGGPAAEVVVTEQVLDLPPLGEIALEAYALGESKVATTAMGRIVAEVGQRDRRYLVTNADGNEASGIGNINQALKIIHPTTDPLYNQVPNGQVYEPLSEDACAGLAAGLCLMGSRSLWCSYESFAINGLPIWQTVTQAMAELRRPTPSTVTLFTAGALEQGRNGWTHQRPEIEAYYGALLRNGNIFVLFPPDANSIQVCYRWALNTQNKGIAIFASKTPLPVRTTFAQTEQALDEGALTLYESTQGGRTLVLAVLGDMILQPVYHALPQLEALGYRVRIVSVVNPRRLYRPGDVAWQTCAEPDGGFADEATFERLFGGDALLGVTGGASALLEPILLRATCPRDLLAWQRGETTASPAELMAYNGLTPEAICDRARSLLK, encoded by the coding sequence ATGACAGCGGTAACTTCAGTCCCCAGTTTCTGTGAAGGCATTCAGTATTTTGGCCATGATTGGCCAGACTGGGATCGCTATGGTCAAAGGCCACTCCTGAGTACCCAACAGCCAGCCCTTACGGATCTGGAGGCTACGGAAGCAGCCTATCAAACGCTCCTCTACGCCGATGCCCTCCGCTATTTAATCTTACAGATGACCGGCAGTAAGGCCTCGGGTCATCCTGGCGGCTTTGCCAGTCAAGCAGAAGCCTATGCTGCCCTCGTGATGTTGGGGCACAAAAATATCATCACGGAAGTGGGGCACCATGCGCCGGGCTTTTATGCTGCCCTGTTCTTGGATCGCTCCCTAGAGAAAATGGGCATTTATACGGTTCAGGACCTGCGCGATCGCTTCCGCGAAAAACATGGTCTGCTTGGCCACCTCTCCGGCTATATTCCGGGGATTCTGGCGCCTGCCGGCCCCCTGGGACAGGGGCAGCACTTTGCTATGGCCGCTGCTTGGCTACACCGCCAGACCCTCTTTCCCTTCACCTTAGGGGATGGCGGCCTAGGGGAGCCCTACGTCATGAGCAGCATGGCCCACTTCCACACCGCTTTCCCAGAGGTTACCAATTTCCTACCTGTTCTGGTTTGGAATGGCTTTAGCCAGGAGCACCACAGCATGGTTTCTCTGAAAACCAATCCAGAAATGATGGCCTACTGGCACGGCAATGGTTTCCAAGAGGTGGTGCTGGTGGATGCCAAGGACTTTGACGACAGCGGTCAAGAGGGGGACTACGTCGATAGCACTCAGTTTTCCTTTGGGCAGCGCTTGGCCTTTGTGCAGGCGGTCCTGAAGGGGATGCAAGAGGCAGCGCGATCGGCCCTCTCTGGGAAGTTGACAGTGTTTATCCTCAAGCAACTGAAGGGGGCAGGTGTTCATGCCAAGGGGGCAAAATCCCATAACCTTTACGCCCAGCACACCCTCGACAACCCCGATATTGTCAGTGCCCTCAAAGCCCGTGCCCTTTCTCCTGCCGCCTGGGAACTGGTGCGTCAAAACTGTGTGGCAGCGGCTGGCGGACCAGCGGCAGAGGTGGTGGTGACCGAGCAGGTCTTGGACTTACCTCCCTTGGGGGAGATTGCCCTTGAGGCCTATGCCTTGGGGGAAAGCAAAGTGGCCACAACCGCTATGGGGCGCATAGTGGCAGAAGTGGGGCAGCGCGATCGCCGCTACCTCGTCACCAATGCCGATGGCAATGAGGCTTCTGGGATTGGCAACATCAACCAAGCCCTGAAGATCATCCACCCAACAACGGATCCCCTCTACAACCAAGTGCCCAATGGCCAAGTATACGAACCCCTGAGCGAGGATGCCTGCGCGGGCCTAGCGGCGGGATTATGTTTGATGGGCAGCCGGAGTCTTTGGTGCTCCTACGAATCCTTTGCCATTAATGGTCTCCCCATTTGGCAAACGGTCACCCAAGCGATGGCAGAACTGCGCCGTCCCACCCCTTCGACGGTTACTCTCTTTACCGCCGGTGCCCTTGAGCAGGGACGGAATGGTTGGACGCATCAACGCCCGGAAATCGAAGCCTACTACGGCGCTTTGTTGCGCAATGGCAATATCTTTGTCCTCTTTCCGCCCGATGCCAATAGCATTCAAGTGTGCTACCGCTGGGCACTGAATACCCAAAACAAGGGAATTGCCATCTTTGCCAGTAAAACGCCACTGCCGGTGCGCACCACCTTTGCGCAAACGGAACAGGCCCTTGATGAGGGGGCACTCACCCTCTATGAATCCACCCAAGGGGGACGAACCTTAGTGCTAGCGGTGCTGGGGGATATGATTTTGCAACCCGTGTATCATGCCCTACCCCAATTGGAAGCGTTGGGCTATCGAGTGCGGATTGTTTCGGTAGTTAACCCCCGCCGCCTCTACCGCCCTGGGGATGTTGCTTGGCAAACCTGCGCAGAACCCGATGGCGGCTTTGCCGATGAGGCCACCTTCGAGCGTCTCTTTGGCGGCGATGCCCTCTTGGGGGTAACGGGGGGAGCTTCTGCCCTTTTGGAACCCATTCTGCTGCGTGCCACTTGTCCTCGCGATCTACTGGCTTGGCAGCGCGGCGAAACCACAGCTAGCCCTGCCGAACTGATGGCCTACAATGGCCTGACGCCAGAAGCCATTTGCGATCGCGCCCGTTCATTGCTGAAGTAG
- a CDS encoding cobyrinate a,c-diamide synthase gives MALVIAGDRSGVGKTTVALALNAALTARGQRVQTFKVGPDYIDPLFHTAISGRPCRNLDVILTSPDYVCACVGYHSQGMDAVLIEGVMGLFDGRGGSHEGSTAHIAQLLQAPILLVLDVQKQAASVAAVVYGFCHYDPSLQIAGVVLNRVASDRHRQLLEAALAPLGVPIVGVLYRDQALALPSRHLGLVPPQESREFQALGDRLAHLGNTCFNWEQLTPLLAPEFSAPSPLPSSVTPFSSPLHIGIAQDSAFHFYYADTLDLLQQLGATLIPVSPLKDAKLPTPLHGLLLGGGFPEVFAAELAANHPFLGALRQAIQGGLALYAECGGLMYLCQSLRTLEGEDYPLVGHLPVVAEMGNRLTLGYRQTTVLQTTVCVQVGETVQGHEFHYSRLSQPSPRPLWQLNGAPEGWGNPRLHASYLHLHWGGHPQWAMRFLQQAARVG, from the coding sequence ATGGCGTTGGTGATAGCAGGCGATCGCAGCGGCGTGGGGAAAACCACGGTTGCCCTAGCATTAAACGCGGCTCTAACTGCACGGGGGCAGCGGGTACAAACCTTTAAGGTGGGCCCTGACTACATTGATCCCCTGTTTCACACGGCTATCAGTGGCCGACCTTGCCGTAACCTCGATGTGATCTTGACCAGTCCTGACTATGTCTGCGCCTGCGTCGGCTATCACAGTCAGGGGATGGATGCGGTGCTCATTGAGGGGGTGATGGGGCTATTTGATGGCCGGGGAGGGAGCCATGAGGGCAGTACGGCACACATTGCCCAACTTTTGCAGGCACCTATCCTCCTGGTCTTAGATGTCCAAAAACAGGCAGCATCGGTGGCGGCAGTGGTCTATGGCTTTTGCCACTATGATCCATCGCTGCAGATTGCTGGTGTGGTCTTGAATCGGGTGGCCAGCGATCGCCACCGGCAACTGTTAGAAGCCGCCCTTGCCCCCCTGGGGGTGCCTATTGTTGGCGTCCTCTATCGCGATCAGGCCTTGGCCCTCCCCAGTCGGCACCTCGGCTTAGTGCCACCCCAGGAATCCCGCGAGTTTCAAGCCTTGGGCGATCGCCTTGCCCACTTAGGTAACACCTGCTTTAACTGGGAGCAATTGACGCCTCTTCTTGCGCCTGAGTTCTCTGCCCCCTCTCCTTTGCCCTCTTCTGTCACTCCTTTCTCCTCACCGCTGCACATTGGTATTGCTCAAGACAGTGCGTTTCACTTCTACTACGCCGATACCCTTGACCTGTTGCAGCAGTTAGGGGCAACACTCATCCCTGTCTCTCCCCTCAAAGATGCAAAGCTGCCAACCCCGCTCCATGGACTGCTCCTGGGGGGTGGCTTTCCAGAAGTGTTTGCAGCGGAGCTGGCGGCGAACCACCCCTTCCTTGGGGCTTTGCGGCAGGCGATTCAAGGGGGCCTAGCCCTCTATGCCGAGTGTGGGGGTCTCATGTATCTATGCCAAAGCCTCCGCACCCTAGAGGGAGAGGACTATCCCTTGGTGGGACACTTGCCGGTGGTTGCCGAGATGGGGAACAGGCTCACCTTGGGCTATCGCCAAACCACAGTGCTGCAAACAACGGTGTGTGTGCAAGTGGGGGAAACGGTGCAGGGGCATGAGTTTCACTATTCCCGTCTGAGTCAGCCATCGCCAAGGCCCCTGTGGCAGTTGAATGGGGCCCCGGAGGGGTGGGGTAATCCCCGACTGCATGCCAGTTATTTACATCTCCATTGGGGCGGCCATCCCCAGTGGGCAATGCGCTTTCTCCAGCAGGCAGCAAGGGTTGGATAA
- a CDS encoding M23 family metallopeptidase, which translates to MPKQYRYGLYLCLGLLVVLRVTLAAWATVPSQNLEYWQQVIQQHQQHQQAVGQQRQQLERLEAAASDRLESLESNVDTTTQQIVAASDRLQAAENLLKELKEQQQVLSRRYRASVAVISDRLRRLQRYREIPQWAMLFEAETLNDWLTQQGRLRQVYERDRQHLTALVRDRQRLQQQERQIQVQQRFIQALRQQLQQQQAIYAREAESQRQLIARLRSDRQALAAIEAQLARDSVAIQQLIRQRLGYVPRGAPPLPRSGRLAYPIQAPLTSPFGWRIHPILGRQRFHAGVDFGADFGTPIFAAAAGTVIFAGWSGGYGQTVILDHGGGMTTLYAHAQRLLVQEGQLVQQGQPIAEVGSTGLSTGPHLHFEVRLNGEPTDPLAYL; encoded by the coding sequence ATGCCAAAGCAATACCGCTATGGGCTCTACCTTTGCCTTGGGCTGCTAGTGGTGCTCAGGGTCACTCTGGCGGCTTGGGCAACGGTCCCTTCCCAGAACCTGGAGTATTGGCAGCAGGTGATCCAACAACACCAGCAGCACCAGCAGGCAGTAGGTCAGCAGCGTCAACAACTAGAACGCCTTGAGGCAGCGGCGAGCGATCGCCTGGAGAGTTTAGAAAGCAATGTGGATACAACAACACAACAGATAGTGGCGGCCAGCGATCGCCTGCAAGCGGCAGAAAACCTGCTCAAGGAGCTCAAGGAGCAGCAACAGGTTCTGAGTCGCCGCTACAGGGCCAGTGTTGCCGTGATTAGCGATCGCCTGCGGCGGCTACAACGCTACCGTGAGATTCCCCAGTGGGCCATGCTCTTTGAAGCAGAGACCCTGAATGACTGGCTGACGCAGCAGGGGCGCCTGCGTCAGGTGTACGAGCGCGATCGCCAGCACTTGACTGCCTTGGTTCGCGATCGCCAGCGACTTCAGCAGCAGGAGCGGCAAATCCAAGTACAACAGCGATTTATTCAAGCCCTACGTCAGCAGTTGCAGCAGCAGCAGGCTATCTATGCACGGGAGGCCGAAAGTCAACGCCAACTGATTGCCCGTCTGCGGAGCGATCGCCAGGCCCTTGCCGCCATTGAAGCCCAACTGGCCCGTGACAGCGTTGCCATTCAGCAACTCATTCGCCAGCGCCTCGGCTATGTCCCCAGGGGCGCTCCACCCCTGCCCCGCAGTGGCCGTCTTGCTTACCCCATTCAAGCACCGCTGACCAGTCCCTTTGGTTGGCGGATTCATCCCATCTTGGGCAGGCAGCGGTTCCATGCTGGTGTGGACTTTGGTGCTGATTTTGGCACCCCCATCTTTGCTGCGGCAGCGGGCACCGTGATCTTTGCCGGTTGGTCAGGGGGCTACGGGCAAACCGTGATCTTAGATCATGGCGGCGGGATGACGACGCTCTATGCCCATGCCCAGCGCCTCTTGGTTCAGGAGGGACAGCTGGTGCAGCAGGGGCAGCCCATTGCTGAAGTGGGCTCCACCGGCCTTTCCACGGGACCACATTTGCACTTTGAAGTGCGCCTGAACGGTGAACCCACCGATCCATTGGCCTATCTCTAG
- a CDS encoding phosphodiester glycosidase family protein, whose translation MLARSAYLVFGNALTVAIASANITLAQESQGDRLNLNGRDYPVAWQQWRDAQNQLRTGVSDGGLAQRFGVLLGDTTDPFQQPVAWFQQQFSPLAVRFSANGMYRYLDITPWIEQHQWRVQPQGNTLQISTPPARILGWWQGRQPWGDRWVFELDRPTPWQINRLTFSRTALTPRDLSLTIEATGELATLPNVKVTATPDRTVLETQIPGTVRPVASMLLNPPRLVIDFRSDAPPPRTIQWAPGLRWQQQTVLLGTRQFPVDLLIINPQQPGLHLRPLGVTPTTLVGLATLPELAQRWQAAAAINAGFFNRDRQAPLGAIRSEGNWLSGPILNRGAIGWDDRGQIVVGRLSLQQRVRTPTGTVPIVTFNSGYVQAGLALYTPSWGASYQGKTSNDVVITVRNQVVVGQQPINHNQGVPIPEDGFLLVARHFHGALANLPPGTPVQLETRAIPAAFNAMPHIIGAGPLLLEQGRVVLNAALEQFGAGLDAQAAPRSAMGNRRDGSLVWVTAHNRIGGMGPTLAEWAQILQQLGLINAVNLDGGSSTALYLGGVLVDRHSVTTTRINNAIGLFWQPTP comes from the coding sequence GTGCTTGCACGCTCAGCTTATTTAGTTTTTGGGAACGCACTGACGGTGGCGATCGCCAGCGCAAACATTACCCTGGCCCAAGAGAGTCAGGGCGATCGCCTGAACCTCAATGGCCGCGACTACCCGGTGGCTTGGCAGCAGTGGCGCGATGCCCAAAATCAACTGCGCACCGGCGTTAGTGACGGGGGTCTGGCCCAGCGCTTTGGTGTTCTCCTTGGCGATACCACGGATCCCTTTCAGCAGCCGGTGGCATGGTTTCAGCAGCAATTTAGTCCTTTGGCTGTGCGCTTTAGCGCCAATGGCATGTATCGTTACCTAGACATTACGCCCTGGATTGAGCAACACCAGTGGCGAGTGCAACCCCAAGGCAATACGCTCCAGATCAGCACACCCCCAGCCCGCATTCTCGGTTGGTGGCAGGGACGACAACCTTGGGGCGATCGCTGGGTCTTTGAATTGGACCGCCCCACCCCCTGGCAGATCAATCGCCTCACCTTTAGCCGCACCGCTTTGACGCCGCGGGATCTCAGTCTCACGATTGAAGCCACAGGAGAATTGGCCACGCTCCCCAATGTCAAAGTTACGGCTACCCCGGATCGCACAGTATTGGAGACCCAAATTCCCGGCACAGTTCGCCCAGTGGCCTCAATGCTGCTCAATCCACCGCGTCTGGTGATTGATTTTCGCAGTGATGCGCCACCTCCCCGCACAATTCAATGGGCGCCGGGACTGCGCTGGCAACAGCAAACGGTCCTCCTGGGCACTCGTCAGTTCCCTGTGGATCTGCTCATCATCAATCCCCAACAACCGGGGTTGCATCTGCGCCCTCTAGGGGTGACACCCACAACATTAGTGGGGTTGGCGACACTGCCTGAATTGGCGCAACGCTGGCAAGCAGCCGCAGCCATTAATGCCGGGTTCTTTAATCGCGATCGCCAAGCTCCCTTAGGGGCAATTCGCAGTGAGGGTAACTGGCTTTCCGGCCCGATTCTCAATCGCGGGGCCATTGGCTGGGACGATCGCGGCCAGATTGTTGTGGGTCGCCTCAGTTTGCAGCAGCGGGTGAGGACGCCGACTGGCACGGTGCCCATTGTCACATTCAATTCGGGCTATGTTCAAGCAGGTCTTGCCCTCTATACCCCCAGTTGGGGCGCGAGCTACCAAGGGAAAACGAGCAATGACGTCGTGATTACGGTGCGCAATCAGGTGGTGGTGGGGCAACAACCCATTAACCACAATCAAGGCGTTCCCATTCCTGAGGATGGCTTTCTGCTGGTGGCGCGCCACTTCCATGGGGCCTTAGCTAACTTGCCCCCAGGCACCCCGGTCCAACTGGAGACAAGGGCTATACCCGCTGCCTTCAATGCCATGCCCCATATTATTGGTGCAGGCCCCCTGTTGCTAGAGCAGGGACGTGTGGTTTTGAATGCAGCCCTAGAGCAATTTGGGGCAGGCTTGGATGCCCAGGCTGCCCCCCGCAGTGCCATGGGCAATCGCCGCGATGGCAGCCTTGTCTGGGTGACCGCCCACAATCGTATAGGTGGTATGGGGCCTACCCTCGCAGAATGGGCACAAATTTTGCAACAGTTGGGCCTGATCAATGCGGTAAATTTGGATGGTGGCAGTTCAACTGCCCTCTACCTTGGGGGTGTTTTAGTCGATCGCCACTCGGTCACAACAACACGAATCAACAACGCCATTGGTCTGTTTTGGCAGCCAACCCCCTAG